One Formosa sp. Hel3_A1_48 genomic window, ATATTGAAGATGCATCCTTTTTAAGATTGAGAAATATTACTCTTGGATACAACCTAGGCAATCTCCTCAAAGAAGGATCACCGATAAGTAAAATGAAAGTTTTTGTACAAGCAGAAAATCTTATAACGTGGAGTAAATGGAGAGGCTGGGATCCTGAATCAAGTTTTAGATCAGGCGATTTTTTCGACTATCCAACTTCAAAAATATTCACAATAGGACTTGATGTTAATTTTTAAAAAAATGACGATGAAAAAAATAAATAATTTAATATTAGTATGTGGTTTAATCTTCATTGGATTTTCTTGTGAAGATGCTACAGACATATTTCCAGAAGGAAATTTAACAAGTGATGTTACTTTCGAAACTCTAGATGATTTACAGTTGGGTTTGAATGGAGCATACGCTAGATACAGTCCTGAAGACGATATATTAATCAATTCAGTTTTTACAGACAATTGTAAACCAGGTTATGACAACGGTGGTCAGGAAATTAATTTTTATAACTGGGCACTTACTGCTGGTGATGGAAATACAACTAGCCTCTGGAATAGTAATTATAGATTAATAAACCAGTGTAATAGAGTTTTAGAAGCTTCTGATTTAATTACAGCAAGCGGAGAAGCAGAACAAACTGAACTCAACAATATTAAGGGTCAGTTACTTACACTCCGCGCTATTGGACATTTAACTTTAGCTTCCTATTTCACTACTGATTACTTAGACGGAGATGCTCTATCTATTATTATCTCAGATCGTGTTCCTGGAACTTCAGAAACACTTCCAAGAAATACAAACTCAGAAGTATACAGTTTTATCGCTAATGATTTAAATACAGCTAGCACTTTACTTTCTGATCAGTCTGATAATAAGTATGTTTCCCAAGATTTAGTTACTGGATTAAAAGCAAGATTAGCATTACTACAAAACGATTCTAGTGCTTTAACTCATGCTCAAACATTAATTGATGCTTATCCTCTTGCAGGTCAATTGCAATATTTAAGTATGTTTCTTGACACAGATAACACTGAGGTTATTTTCAAGGCCGCAAGAACATCTGGATTAGTTGGTGGTTTATGGTATTTTACAAACTCTGCAGGCCCGTTTATTGAGGCTTCCAACAGTCTTCATGATGCTCATAATCCAGCTGATATCAGGTTGTTTGCTAACATTAACTTCAACACGAACAACGGAGGACCGAGTGAACCTGAAAATAACATTCACCTAATCAATAAATACCCAGGAAATGCATCTCCATTCTTGAGTGATATAAAGGCTATGAGAGTTTCTGAAATGTATCTAATTAAAGCAGAGGCTCAAGTCAATGCTAATAATTTAGACGGAGCGGCAGCAACCTTGAAAGTGTTAAGAGATGCTCGTTTAGGAACTAGTACAAGTCTTGATTCTTATATTTCTCAAACTCAGGCATACGATGCAGTGTTAAAAGAAAGAAGGCTCGAATTAGCTTTTGAAGGTCATAGATATTTGGACATTAAAAGATTTAAAGATAGATTGAATACTGGAATTAACAGAGATGATTTGGATTGTGTTTCTGGTGGAAACTGTGTAATGCTTCCTAGTGACCACAGACTTACTCTTCCAATTCCACAAGTTGAATTAAATGCAAATCCTTCAATTGTTCAAAATCCGGGATATGCCAACTAATAGAAAAACTAATATTATGAAAAAGATAACTTTATTATTATTGACTATAATAGCGTTTTCCTGTGGTGAACATGAAAATGTTATTTATGATCCAAATACAAGTACAACATTTGCAACTTTCGATGCTACTTCAACAGCAATGGAAGTGTATTTAGGTGATGAACCATTATCAGATACTATTGATGTAAGTGTTAGTACACTATCTAGTGAAGATAGAACAGTTGTATTAGCTGTTAACGAAGAATTATCAACAGCAGCAGTTGAATCTTATAATGTTGACTTGCAGGTTATAATTCCTGCTAATGAATATTTTGGAACTGCTAATATAACAGCGCTGACTGATGAACTAACCCTATGTTCAACTGCAACAGTTGTACTGAATATTGTATCTGTTAGTGATGGTGGAGACTTTAGTGCTGCAGCACACTCAGTTGGTATGACCAAAAACGAAAACCCTCTTCCAGACGATTTTGCAATAGGTGATTACACACTTACCTTCAATGGTGGTGGTATAGGAGCTACAGCAAATGCCGGTGTATGGGGCGATGGTACCGTAGTTGAAGTTACAGCAGGTTCATCAAACTCAGAAAGAGTATTTAGTGTTAAATGCTACCCTTCATTTGGATTTAGTAATCCAAATGCAGACTTCTCAATTGACTTAGTTTGTGGTAATTCTATATTCAATGGAGCTATCAACAATACTTTTACAGGTGTAGGGTGTGGTTCTTCAATTGTACTTGGTCCAACTTCGGTAAATGGGTCATATAACGGAACAGATGATTCAACCTTTACTTTAGTATTTGCTGAGGACGTCGGTGGCGCATCTTGTGGAGGTGAAGGAATTACATCGTATACATTTACTAAAAATTAAAACTCAAGGAAATGAAAAAAATAAATAAATATCTAGTATTGTTTTTATCTGTGGCTTTTTTAGTTGCATGTAATGACGATGACAACAACGGTCTGGGTGAGGAAAATCCAGAAAATGGTTGGTTACAGTTTGACGGAACAGATCCATCAGTAACATTGCTGAGCAACGATTTATTGACAGAAGAGACTTCCACTATAAAGATCCCTTTTAGATTTACTGCACCAATAAACAAATCAGAAATTGTTTTGGATTTCACTACTGCAGATGTACAAGGAAGTTCAAGTGATGTTATTTTAAATGGCTCAGGAAGCTCAATCATAGCTGCCAATACTTTGGATGGAATTATAACGCTTAACATTGATTTGGCCAGTCTGGAACTAAACATAGCTAATACATACATTTTTGATGTGGTAATGCAATCAAATAATAGAAATGTAGGTATGGGTATTGCTCCAGATTTTTCATCCACATATAGAGTAACTATCAAGACATGTGACCTTATAGACATGTCAGGTACATACAGCGTGACTACGACCTATGGATACCATGATTTTTTACCTGATAACAATCCCATAACAAAAGAGGTTGATATCACAGCCCTTGGTGACGGAAGTTTTTCGGTAGCTGATTTTTCAGGTGGATTATGGCCAGATGTCTACTCCCTTGTATATTCAATGGGGGATGGATATTTTCCTTTAATTTTTACTGAAGTCTGTGGTGAAGTCATGTGGTCTGGTCAAACTGAAATCTATGGTGATGTTTTGATGCAATCAGAAACTCTTGGAGACAATAGCCCAAATAATGTTGACCCAGATACTGGTGTCATTACAATATCTTGGTATTGTAATGGCTATGGTGAATATGGTACATCAATTTATACACCGTTATAAAATATCAAATCAAATAAGAAAGTTGGGGCTGTTTTATAGACAGCCCTAACTATTTAAATAGATCCCAATATGAAAAACACAGCTCTTTTTATATTCGTGTTTAGCTTTCTCGTAGCGACTTCTCAAACCTTAGAAGAACAAAAGGAAATTACTAAAAATTATAATCTTGAGGCTTTAGATAAATTAGAAACGAGATTGATTACAGAAAACGAAGAGATTAAAGAAGAAATAAATACGTTTCTTAAAAAAAACAAAACAGTTAAAAAAATAATAAAATCAGGAAATAAGAACTACTACATAGCTAAAATTATTGATGGTAAGCCAATGTACATTACGACTGACAATGTAAATAGCGCCAAAGCTACGAGAACAAATTTCCTACACAATGGTGGGGGGCTGGGTTTAAACTTAGAAGGTCAGAACATGAATATTGGAATATGGGACAAGGGAATTGCACGAGTCACACATTTTGAATTTAGAGAAAGTGACACCTCATCTACTTCAAGGGTACAAAATGGGGATGGTGCTGCTGGTTATGATAGCCACGGTACACATGTTGCTGGCACTATGATTGGTAGAGGGTACCAGAGTGGAAGAAAAGGAATGGCACCTCAAGCTGGTTTAATTTCATATGATTGGAATAATGACAATACAGAAGTACTAAATCAAGCAAGATTTGGAGGTTTGTTAATTTCTAACCACTCTTATGGATTTCCTGTAAGAGACCCTGATAATAATGCCCAAAATGCTCCATCATGGCTTATGGGTTGTTACGATACAGATGCTGCTAATTGGGATGGTATTGCCTATTTAGCACCCTACTATCTCCAAGTCGTGTCAGCTGGGAATGATGGAGAGTCAACATACTCAGGAGGATTAGCAGGCGGTTTTGATAAATTAACAGCTGAAAAAAATGCGAAAAATAATTTAGTTGTGGCAAATGCTAATAACCCATTTATAATTAATGGTAATGTACTTAGTCTTGCAATTAATCAAAGTAGTAGCCAAGGACCGTCTGACGATGGAAGGATAAAACCAGATATTACAGGTGATGGAACAGATGTAACTTCAGCTGAGAGTGGTAACGATTTGGCTTATGGAGTGAAAACAGGCACTTCGATGGCTGCTCCAAATGTTTCCGGATCATTGTTATTACTGCAACAATACTACAACGAAATTAATAATGAATTTATGAAATCGGCGACCCTCAAAGGTCTTGTTTGTCATACCGCTAGTGACGATGGTTCAAGAGTTGGGCCAGATCCAATTTTTGGATGGGGTTTATTGAATTCAAAGTTTGCAGCAGAGACTATTTTGGCCGCTTCACAAGGCGGTGCACATATTTCTGAGCGTACACTTTCAGATGGCGGAACTTTTTCAACAACAATGGAGGTTGTATCAGGTGAACCTCTGAGTGCAACTATATGTTGGACAGACCCTGCAGGAACAGCTCGTGACGGGTCAAGCAATAGCCCATTAGCTGCTTTAGTCAACGATTTAGATTTAAGATTAACAGGGCCAAGTGGTGGTACAACTTATTTTCCATGGAAACTAGATCTAAATAATATTTCTGGTTCTGCAATTACAGGTGATAACTTAGTGGATAATGTTGAAAAAATTGATATTGAAGATCCGACACCGGGCATCTATACACTAACGGTGTCACACAAAGGAACTCTTACTGACGATGCTCAAGATTTTTCACTTATAGTTACAGGATCAAATTTAACTCTAGGAACAGCTGATATAGAAATATCTACGGTTCATATATGGCCAAATCCAGCGCTAACAGAAATTAATTTTAAATTTCCAGCTTCGGAAAAAACTACACAATTAATGCTCTACGATTTAAGAGGAAGAGTAGTTTACGAAGATGAGATTTCTAAAAGTAATGGTACCATTAGAGGTCAAATTGATACGTCGGCCTTCGCCAGAGGTGTTTATATTTTGAAAATAAACCAAGGAAACACATCAACACAGAAAAAAGTAGTACTGAAATAAAACTTCAGGTTGAAATAAAAAAAGCGGGCAATGCCCGCTTTTTTATTATAGAATAACAACTGAATTAAATTGTATTTTTACAGCATGCAAAAAGAAACAAGTCTGTACGGGTTACGCGCTATTTTAGAAGCCATTGAAGCCAACAAATCTATTGATAAAGTGTTTTTACAAAAAGGGCTTAGAGGTGAGTTGTTTTCTCAATTAGAACATAGTGTTAGAAAAAGAGGGATCAATTGCAGCTATGTGCCTATAGAAAAACTCAACAGGCTTACACCAAACAACCACCAAGGTGCTGTGGCACATATTGCCCCTATTGCGTTTTATGAATTAGATGCGTTAGTTTCCGCAGTAAAAGAAACAAAAGAAAATCCTTTATTTTTAATTCTCGATCAGTTGAGTGACGTACGCAACTTTGGCGCCATTATTCGTACTGCAGAATGTACTGGAGTCGATGGTATCATTGTACAAAAAAGTGGAAGCGCCCCAATCAATGGCGATACCATAAAAACAAGTGCTGGAGCGGTATTTAACATACCTATATGTAAAGTAGATCATATCAAAGATGCTATTTTTTACTTTCAAGCCTCTGAAATTAAAGTAATTGCAGCCACAGAAAAAACAGATCAAACACTTTATGAAGTAGATTTTAAAGCAGCAACCGCCATCGTTATGGGCTCTGAAGGTAAAGGGGTCTCCCCTTCTGTTCTTAAGCTAGTTGATAACAAAGCCAAATTACCAATGTATGGCAGTATCGCCTCATTGAATGTGTCTGTAGCTTGTGGCGCTTTTCTTTACGAAGTGGTGCGCCAACGTCACTCCTCCTCTTTGAAAGAATAGTGTATTTGAGGATTTGAATCCTTCTCAAATTTTGATGATTCAATAAAATTACCATCTTCATCAAATTGCTGTAAAAAAGGATCCTCAGAAGCATCAAAATCGGCTTCTTCCCAAGCATATTTAATGGGTTTAGCAATGGAAGATTTAAATCTAAGAGAAAACAAAATACCAACTACAAATCCCGAAAAATGACCTTCCCAAGACATTTTTTCCTTGACAGGAAAAATGTACCATATCATTCCACCATAAAGAAAAACAACAACTAACGAAAGGGCAATCAATCGGTAATGCTTTGAAAGTAATCCTTTAAACAAAAGAAAACTCAACAATACATAAATAAGTCCACTCGCACCAATGTGGTAAGCTGAGCTACCAATACACCAAGTCATAAATCCAGAAAGCAGAATCCCTCCTACTACAATTTTCCAGGCAACGGGCCTGTAGAAATAAAACAAAGCCATAGAAAGAACTAATAAAGGAATACTATTGTGGTATACATGGTCCAAAGAACCATGAACAAAAGGGCTAAAAATAACGCCAATTAACCCCTCTAATTTACGAGGATAAATTCCCAACTCGCTGAGATGAAGACCAAATCGAAAATCGGCCCAAAAAACGAGCCAAACAAGCAGGACAAAAAAAAGCGGGTAACCCAGAACGCCAGTCGTAAATCGAAAAGATGAAGCTGTTTTCATAGACATAAAAATACGAAACTTGAAATTACTTAAAAAAAAGGTTTAATTTGTGGTATGAATACGCCACTTGCCGAACGTTTACGTCCAACTACATTATCAGACTATATAAGTCAGCAACATTTGGTAGGACCACAAGGTGCGCTTACACAAGGGTTGAAACAGGGTTTGATCCCTTCCATGATATTATGGGGACCACCAGGCATAGGGAAAACTACACTAGCTACCATTATAGCCAAGACATCTGATCGGCCGTTTTACACCTTGAGTGCTATAAATTCTGGTGTTAAAGACGTGCGTGAAGTTATTGAAAAAGCCAAACAAAGCGGTGGCCTTTTCACTACTAAAAACCCTATTCTTTTTATTGATGAAATTCACCGCTTCAGTAAATCACAACAAGATTCGCTGCTGCAAGC contains:
- the rlmB gene encoding 23S rRNA (guanosine(2251)-2'-O)-methyltransferase RlmB, giving the protein MQKETSLYGLRAILEAIEANKSIDKVFLQKGLRGELFSQLEHSVRKRGINCSYVPIEKLNRLTPNNHQGAVAHIAPIAFYELDALVSAVKETKENPLFLILDQLSDVRNFGAIIRTAECTGVDGIIVQKSGSAPINGDTIKTSAGAVFNIPICKVDHIKDAIFYFQASEIKVIAATEKTDQTLYEVDFKAATAIVMGSEGKGVSPSVLKLVDNKAKLPMYGSIASLNVSVACGAFLYEVVRQRHSSSLKE
- a CDS encoding rhomboid family intramembrane serine protease; its protein translation is MKTASSFRFTTGVLGYPLFFVLLVWLVFWADFRFGLHLSELGIYPRKLEGLIGVIFSPFVHGSLDHVYHNSIPLLVLSMALFYFYRPVAWKIVVGGILLSGFMTWCIGSSAYHIGASGLIYVLLSFLLFKGLLSKHYRLIALSLVVVFLYGGMIWYIFPVKEKMSWEGHFSGFVVGILFSLRFKSSIAKPIKYAWEEADFDASEDPFLQQFDEDGNFIESSKFEKDSNPQIHYSFKEEE
- a CDS encoding S8 family serine peptidase, which produces MKNTALFIFVFSFLVATSQTLEEQKEITKNYNLEALDKLETRLITENEEIKEEINTFLKKNKTVKKIIKSGNKNYYIAKIIDGKPMYITTDNVNSAKATRTNFLHNGGGLGLNLEGQNMNIGIWDKGIARVTHFEFRESDTSSTSRVQNGDGAAGYDSHGTHVAGTMIGRGYQSGRKGMAPQAGLISYDWNNDNTEVLNQARFGGLLISNHSYGFPVRDPDNNAQNAPSWLMGCYDTDAANWDGIAYLAPYYLQVVSAGNDGESTYSGGLAGGFDKLTAEKNAKNNLVVANANNPFIINGNVLSLAINQSSSQGPSDDGRIKPDITGDGTDVTSAESGNDLAYGVKTGTSMAAPNVSGSLLLLQQYYNEINNEFMKSATLKGLVCHTASDDGSRVGPDPIFGWGLLNSKFAAETILAASQGGAHISERTLSDGGTFSTTMEVVSGEPLSATICWTDPAGTARDGSSNSPLAALVNDLDLRLTGPSGGTTYFPWKLDLNNISGSAITGDNLVDNVEKIDIEDPTPGIYTLTVSHKGTLTDDAQDFSLIVTGSNLTLGTADIEISTVHIWPNPALTEINFKFPASEKTTQLMLYDLRGRVVYEDEISKSNGTIRGQIDTSAFARGVYILKINQGNTSTQKKVVLK
- a CDS encoding RagB/SusD family nutrient uptake outer membrane protein encodes the protein MKKINNLILVCGLIFIGFSCEDATDIFPEGNLTSDVTFETLDDLQLGLNGAYARYSPEDDILINSVFTDNCKPGYDNGGQEINFYNWALTAGDGNTTSLWNSNYRLINQCNRVLEASDLITASGEAEQTELNNIKGQLLTLRAIGHLTLASYFTTDYLDGDALSIIISDRVPGTSETLPRNTNSEVYSFIANDLNTASTLLSDQSDNKYVSQDLVTGLKARLALLQNDSSALTHAQTLIDAYPLAGQLQYLSMFLDTDNTEVIFKAARTSGLVGGLWYFTNSAGPFIEASNSLHDAHNPADIRLFANINFNTNNGGPSEPENNIHLINKYPGNASPFLSDIKAMRVSEMYLIKAEAQVNANNLDGAAATLKVLRDARLGTSTSLDSYISQTQAYDAVLKERRLELAFEGHRYLDIKRFKDRLNTGINRDDLDCVSGGNCVMLPSDHRLTLPIPQVELNANPSIVQNPGYAN